One bacterium genomic window carries:
- the hslU gene encoding ATP-dependent protease ATPase subunit HslU, which yields MEGRRRADPPLAMVDLTPRRIVAELDKYIVGQTAAKRSVAIALRNRYRRSRLGPELRDEVIPKNILMIGPTGVGKTEIARRLARLTAAPFMKVEATKFTEVGYVGRDVDSMVRDLTEASVQMVRSERMAVVEVRAAAQARERLVEILAPASRREGPYASPLEALFGGTRTPAAETPPPEDDAAELAGRRAALRDRLARGDLDEEMVEIEVEQAASPTIEVFSGQGAEEMGINLQDLFGTVLPRRRKQRRMTASDALRVLTHEEAQKLIDGDEVIREGIRRAEEAGIIFIDELDKIAGGGRDVGPDVSREGVQRDILPILEGSTVTTKHGPVRTDHILFIAAGAFHVVKPSDLIPELQGRLPIRVELQPLTEEDFVRIMVEPENALTKQYAALLATEGIRVEFTPDGVREMARIGRQVNDQTEDIGARRLHTILERVTEEISFAAPEGAPEVVIDAAYVREHLAGILTDRDLSRYIL from the coding sequence ATGGAGGGCCGCCGCCGCGCCGATCCTCCACTGGCGATGGTGGACCTGACGCCGCGCCGGATCGTTGCAGAGCTCGACAAATACATCGTCGGTCAAACCGCCGCGAAGCGTTCGGTCGCCATCGCCCTGCGCAACCGGTACCGTCGCAGCCGCCTCGGCCCTGAACTCCGGGACGAGGTGATCCCCAAGAATATCCTCATGATCGGCCCCACCGGCGTCGGCAAGACCGAGATCGCCCGCCGGCTCGCCCGGCTGACCGCGGCCCCGTTTATGAAAGTGGAGGCCACAAAGTTTACCGAGGTCGGTTACGTGGGCCGGGACGTGGACTCGATGGTGCGCGACCTCACCGAGGCGTCGGTGCAGATGGTCCGGAGCGAGAGGATGGCCGTCGTCGAGGTGCGGGCCGCGGCCCAGGCTCGGGAACGGCTCGTGGAGATTCTGGCTCCGGCGTCGCGCCGTGAGGGACCGTACGCCAGCCCGCTGGAGGCGCTCTTTGGCGGCACCCGGACGCCGGCGGCGGAGACCCCCCCTCCCGAGGACGACGCGGCGGAGCTCGCCGGTCGGCGCGCCGCGCTTCGCGACCGGCTCGCCCGGGGCGACCTCGACGAGGAGATGGTGGAGATCGAGGTCGAACAGGCGGCGTCCCCGACGATCGAAGTGTTCTCCGGCCAGGGGGCGGAGGAGATGGGGATCAACCTCCAGGACCTTTTCGGGACCGTTCTCCCCAGGCGGCGCAAGCAACGCCGGATGACCGCCTCCGATGCGCTCCGCGTTCTGACGCATGAAGAGGCGCAGAAGCTCATCGACGGCGACGAGGTGATCCGCGAAGGCATCCGCCGAGCCGAAGAAGCCGGCATCATCTTCATCGATGAGTTGGACAAGATCGCCGGAGGAGGAAGGGACGTCGGTCCAGATGTCTCGCGCGAGGGCGTGCAGCGCGATATCCTCCCGATCCTGGAGGGTTCGACGGTCACCACGAAGCACGGCCCCGTCCGCACCGACCATATTCTCTTCATCGCCGCCGGGGCGTTTCACGTCGTGAAGCCGTCGGACCTGATCCCCGAGCTCCAGGGACGGCTGCCGATCAGGGTCGAGCTCCAACCGCTGACGGAGGAGGACTTCGTCCGGATCATGGTCGAGCCCGAGAACGCGCTGACGAAACAGTACGCCGCCCTGCTGGCCACGGAGGGCATCCGGGTGGAGTTCACCCCGGATGGTGTCCGCGAGATGGCCCGGATCGGTCGCCAGGTCAACGACCAGACAGAGGACATCGGGGCGCGGCGTCTCCACACCATTCTCGAACGGGTCACCGAAGAGATCTCATTTGCCGCTCCGGAGGGGGCGCCGGAGGTGGTGATCGATGCCGCGTACGTGCGCGAGCACCTGGCCGGGATCCTCACCGACCGCGACCTGAGCCGCTACATCCTCTAG
- the rpsB gene encoding 30S ribosomal protein S2 yields the protein MPVVTMKQLLEAGVHFGHQTRRWNPKMGSFIFTQRNGIHIIDLQKSVPLIEGAYKFVRETVAAGGSVLFVGTKKQAQDAIREESTRAHQFFVNQRWLGGMLTNFNTIKGRIDRLKELVEIRENGTLDILPKREQSHLMDELARLEKYLSGIAAMKTLPSAMYVVDTRKEHIAIAEARKLRIPIVAIIDTNCDPDEADYPIPGNDDAIRAVRLITNRVANAAQEGYEERRKAEMIEEEAAHAAEEAVEPAPMAPLPGEGEGVEAPPEGEEVQA from the coding sequence GTGCCTGTTGTGACGATGAAGCAGCTCCTCGAGGCCGGGGTCCACTTTGGGCATCAAACCCGCCGGTGGAACCCCAAGATGGGCTCGTTTATTTTTACGCAGCGAAACGGGATCCACATCATCGATCTCCAGAAATCGGTCCCCCTGATCGAGGGGGCCTATAAGTTTGTCCGCGAAACGGTCGCGGCCGGCGGATCTGTGCTCTTCGTCGGGACCAAGAAGCAGGCTCAGGATGCGATCCGAGAGGAATCGACCCGCGCCCATCAGTTCTTCGTGAACCAACGCTGGCTGGGTGGAATGCTCACCAACTTCAACACCATCAAGGGACGGATCGACCGCCTCAAGGAGCTCGTGGAAATCCGCGAGAACGGGACGCTGGACATCCTGCCCAAACGGGAGCAGTCCCACTTGATGGATGAGCTGGCCCGGTTGGAAAAGTACCTCAGCGGGATCGCCGCGATGAAGACCCTCCCGTCGGCGATGTACGTCGTCGACACCCGCAAGGAGCACATCGCGATCGCCGAGGCGCGCAAGCTCCGGATTCCCATCGTCGCGATCATCGACACGAACTGCGATCCGGACGAGGCCGACTACCCCATCCCGGGCAACGACGACGCGATTCGGGCGGTCCGGCTGATCACGAACCGCGTGGCCAACGCCGCGCAGGAGGGGTACGAGGAGCGGCGCAAGGCGGAAATGATCGAAGAGGAAGCCGCCCACGCCGCGGAGGAGGCGGTCGAGCCCGCGCCGATGGCGCCGCTGCCCGGGGAGGGTGAGGGCGTCGAGGCGCCGCCGGAAGGAGAGGAAGTTCAGGCCTAG
- the topA gene encoding type I DNA topoisomerase, translated as MTKSLVVVESPTKARTVKKLLDRKYEVIASMGHVKDLPRSQLGVDVEHEFTPKYVVPKGKGPVIKELKAAAKKASAVYLATDPDREGEAISWHLASILSKVNPKIKRIEFHEVTKEAVRKALLAPRDIDISLVNAQQARRILDRLVGYKISPLLWRKIRGGLSAGRVQSVAVRLICEREQEIDAFVPQEYWSIAARLARETEEAAFVARLVSKNDEKIDVPNGATAQAIVQEVERLPFTVTEIRRKDQQRHPSAPFTTSTLQQEANRKLGYSAARTMVVAQQLYEGLDVGTEGTVGLITYMRTDAVRVAEEAQQQAREYIGQVFGAPYVPGQPRQYPSRRNAQGAHEAIRPTSVLRTPEIVKPFLKADQYKVYKLIWERFLASQMASAVLDTLAVDITVGPYLFRATGSRVKFPGFLRVYLEGRDNGEEDTPEGWLPDVQQGERLRLVSLDPAQHFTQPPPRYTEATLVRALEERGIGRPSTYAPIIETIKHRGYVELEDRRMYPTELGTLVNSLLVEHFPTVVNVGFTAHMEEDLDRVEEGQEDWIRLLHGFYGPFAEVLHKAEQNIEEVEMAPEEIGEPCPRCTKPLVKRRGRYGQFIACSGYPECSYTRPVGIGVKCPLDAGEVVERRTRKGRMFFGCANYPACTFTSWDRPTGRVCPECGQMLVAKRARRGTPAPVVCSNKGCQYKELPKPREVEQVGAPS; from the coding sequence GTGACCAAATCACTCGTCGTTGTAGAATCGCCCACCAAGGCGAGGACCGTGAAGAAGCTCTTGGACCGGAAGTACGAAGTCATCGCCTCGATGGGACACGTCAAGGATCTTCCACGCAGCCAGCTGGGGGTCGACGTCGAACACGAATTCACGCCGAAATATGTTGTGCCCAAGGGGAAAGGGCCGGTCATCAAAGAGCTGAAGGCGGCGGCCAAGAAGGCGTCCGCCGTCTACCTGGCCACCGACCCCGATCGCGAGGGCGAAGCGATCTCCTGGCATCTTGCGTCGATCCTTTCCAAGGTGAACCCGAAGATCAAGCGGATCGAGTTTCACGAGGTGACCAAAGAGGCCGTGCGCAAGGCGCTGCTCGCGCCCCGGGACATTGACATCAGCCTCGTGAACGCCCAGCAGGCCCGCCGGATCCTGGACCGCCTGGTCGGGTACAAGATCAGCCCGCTGCTCTGGCGAAAGATTCGCGGCGGGCTGAGCGCCGGCCGCGTGCAATCCGTGGCGGTCCGTCTGATCTGTGAGCGGGAACAGGAGATCGACGCCTTTGTCCCTCAGGAGTACTGGTCGATCGCTGCCCGTTTGGCGCGGGAGACCGAAGAGGCCGCATTTGTCGCGCGTCTGGTCAGCAAGAACGACGAGAAGATCGACGTCCCGAACGGAGCCACCGCGCAAGCGATCGTGCAGGAAGTGGAACGGCTGCCGTTCACGGTCACCGAGATCCGCCGTAAAGATCAACAGCGGCATCCCTCGGCGCCGTTCACCACGAGCACGCTCCAGCAGGAGGCGAACCGGAAACTCGGGTACTCGGCGGCGCGCACCATGGTTGTGGCGCAGCAGCTCTACGAAGGTCTCGACGTGGGGACGGAAGGAACCGTCGGGTTGATCACTTACATGCGCACCGACGCCGTTCGGGTCGCGGAGGAGGCGCAGCAGCAGGCCCGTGAGTACATCGGGCAGGTGTTCGGTGCGCCCTACGTCCCCGGCCAACCCCGACAGTACCCATCTCGCCGGAACGCCCAGGGGGCCCACGAAGCCATCCGGCCGACCTCCGTGCTGCGCACTCCGGAAATCGTGAAGCCGTTCCTCAAGGCGGATCAATACAAGGTGTACAAACTCATCTGGGAGCGATTCCTCGCCAGCCAGATGGCGTCCGCGGTGCTCGATACGCTGGCCGTCGACATCACCGTCGGCCCCTACCTGTTCCGGGCCACCGGATCGCGCGTGAAATTCCCGGGGTTTCTCCGCGTATACCTCGAGGGGCGCGACAACGGGGAGGAGGACACTCCCGAAGGCTGGCTGCCGGACGTTCAGCAGGGGGAGCGCCTGCGGCTGGTGAGCCTCGATCCCGCGCAACACTTTACCCAGCCGCCTCCCCGCTATACCGAGGCGACGCTCGTGCGCGCGCTCGAAGAGCGGGGGATCGGCCGGCCGAGCACCTACGCGCCGATCATCGAGACGATCAAGCATCGCGGGTACGTGGAGCTCGAGGACCGGCGGATGTACCCGACCGAGCTCGGCACGCTCGTCAACTCCCTTCTGGTCGAGCACTTCCCCACCGTGGTGAACGTCGGGTTCACGGCCCACATGGAGGAGGACCTCGACCGGGTCGAGGAGGGGCAGGAGGACTGGATCCGCCTGCTCCACGGATTCTATGGGCCATTCGCAGAAGTGCTGCACAAGGCCGAGCAGAACATCGAAGAGGTGGAGATGGCGCCCGAGGAAATCGGGGAACCGTGCCCCCGCTGCACCAAGCCGCTCGTCAAGCGGCGCGGGCGCTACGGGCAGTTCATCGCCTGCTCGGGGTATCCGGAGTGTTCGTATACACGCCCCGTCGGGATCGGGGTCAAGTGTCCGCTTGACGCGGGGGAAGTGGTGGAACGGCGCACCAGGAAGGGGCGGATGTTCTTCGGATGCGCCAACTACCCGGCCTGCACGTTCACCTCGTGGGACCGCCCAACCGGGCGGGTCTGCCCCGAGTGCGGGCAAATGCTGGTGGCGAAGCGCGCCCGGCGGGGGACGCCGGCGCCCGTCGTGTGCAGCAACAAGGGCTGCCAGTACAAGGAACTGCCGAAACCGCGAGAGGTCGAGCAGGTCGGGGCGCCGTCCTGA
- the hslV gene encoding ATP-dependent protease subunit HslV, translating to MGRAWRSTTIIAVRRDGVVAVGGDGQVSAGTTVLKHGAKKVRRLADGVLLGFAGSAADGLTLFEKLEQKLTEFHGNLPRAAVELAKEWRTDRILRRLEALMVVADREHIFVLSGGGDIVEPDDGVAAIGSGGPYALAAARALLQHSRLSAEETAREALRLAAEICVFTNDRVTVEVLR from the coding sequence ATCGGGAGGGCGTGGCGCTCGACCACTATCATTGCGGTGCGGCGAGACGGGGTCGTCGCCGTGGGGGGGGACGGGCAGGTGAGCGCCGGCACCACCGTGCTGAAGCACGGAGCGAAGAAGGTCCGGCGCTTGGCCGATGGCGTGCTGTTGGGGTTTGCCGGCTCGGCGGCCGACGGGCTTACCCTCTTTGAGAAGCTTGAGCAGAAGCTGACGGAGTTCCACGGCAACCTCCCGCGCGCGGCGGTCGAACTGGCCAAGGAGTGGCGGACCGATCGAATCCTCCGCCGGTTGGAGGCCCTGATGGTCGTGGCGGATCGAGAGCACATCTTCGTGCTCTCCGGGGGCGGGGACATCGTCGAGCCCGACGACGGGGTGGCCGCGATCGGTTCGGGGGGCCCGTACGCCCTCGCCGCCGCCCGGGCGCTGTTGCAGCACTCACGCCTCTCCGCGGAGGAGACCGCGCGGGAGGCGTTGCGCCTCGCCGCCGAGATCTGCGTGTTCACCAATGACCGGGTAACCGTAGAGGTCCTGCGCTAG